The DNA segment GTAGGAGAGCACCCGATCCTCTTCCGACGACTCGAATAATTGCAGGCCATGGGCGGCGGCAAAGGCGAAGTTGCTGAAGTTGTGCATCACCCCTTTCGGTGCGCCAGTGGTGCCGGAGGTGTAGATGATGGTGGCGAGCTGATCGGCTGCCGGGGTTGGATTGTCACGGATCGGCGTGCAGGCCTGCAGCTCGCTCCAGTGCAGATCGAACTGCCCCTCCGGGTGCAGCGGCAAAGCCACGGTGCGGATGCCCTCGGGCACCCCCGCGGCCATCGCCGGCCAATCGTCCAGTTTGCCGACGAAGACCAGGGCCGACTCGGAATGCTCCAGCACTTGCCGCGCCGAGTCGGCGGTCAGGTTCGGGTAGAGCGGCACGGAGACGTAGCCGGCCATCCAGATCGCCAGATCGGCGATGATCCAGTGCGCACAGTTCTTCGAAACCAGCGCAATCCGGCTGCCTTGCGGCAGCTCAAGCGTGCGCAACCAGTTGGCCGCGCGACGTGCTTGATCGCCCACATCGGACCAGCTCAGTTCTTGCAGCTGACCGCCGGGGAGTGGCTGCACCAGATAGCGTTTATTTGGGTGACGGGCTTCACGCTCGTAAAGCATCTCGAGCGGCAAACGGGCAGCATTAGCCACAGGGCCTCCTCCTTATTCTTTTTGTGGGGAAACAACCAAGCATTTGCTTGGTCGGACTATTCCACGCACACAGACGAGGCGCAAGTAGAGAAATGTTTCGGTGTGTAGTTGGCTTTAAGAACCTGTTCACGATCTCGCGAGCCAAGGTCAGGGCCGCACCCGTTCTCGAAAATGCTCCCGGCATTTTTCCTACCTCCCCCATCCATGGGGTCGCCTACGGGTAGCGGCATTCCCCACATCCATGTGGGTCACAAGGCGCAACGCAGCGAAGCGGAGTAACAGCCAAAGGCTGGCCCGCAGGGCGAGCGTAGCGAATCAGTCGGGCGAAAAAGCGCAGTTTACAGGTAGTAAATGACCATTTTTAGCCCGATTTCAACGCCGCATGGCCAAAGTGCAGCAGATCATGAACAGGTTCTTAGCCGTGCTGCGGATGCACCAGTGCCAGTAAATCCATCAGTCCGGCAGCCGGGAAGTCGCCCTCCAACTCAGCCAGACTGGCCGTGCGCATCGGTAGCGGCTCTTGGCGATGGCCGTGAATCAGCAGCCCTGCCAGATCGCCAATCAGAGGCTGATGGCTGACCAGCAACAATTCGGCCTCACCACGTTCATCCAGATAGCGCAGCACCTCACGCGGGTCGCTGTCCGGCGTCAACCAGGGCGCAATGCCGATCGCTGCGGTAAAACCCAACGCCTCACGAACCAGCTCGGCGGTCTGCTGCGCGCGCACGTAAGGGCTGGCAAGAATTGCGCTAATCGGCCGCCCCTCGAGCTGGGCGGCACTCAGCAGCACTTCCTTGCGACCGCGCTTGGTCAACGGTCGTTCGGCATCACTGCGCGCTTGCGGCTCTGCTTCACCGTGGCGTAATAACCAAAGCCTCATTTATGCTCCCCGCTCATGAGTTTTAGAGCTTGGGCTCTTCATCGCGAGCCGGGTGGGGCGCCGCTGGCACTGCATGGGCAGCTTCACCTTGCGGGGCCTGGGCGGTCGGCCAATCGGCGAACGGCCAGGGCTTCTCATCGCTATTGAAGGTGCCAAACCGGCCGATTTGCGCCAAATACTGGCTCAAGCTGTCGCCGAATGTCAGCAGCCCGGCATTCGGCGCGCCGTAAAACAAGCGATAACCGAGTTGCAGCAGCACCGTGCCACCGAGCAGCAGCTCAGCCACCTGCCAGACGATGCTGAACAGCAGCATCCACAGAATGCGCAGCAAAATCGACTCGCGCTGCAACTCGTCAGTGGGTTCGCTCATGGGAATCTCCTTATTCGACTGGATTGGATCAGGGAGTCCGGCTAAACGCCGAAACTCCCTGAGGTGTGGAACGCCGGGCAAGTTCGAGAACCCACCCGAAAAATTTTATCGGCTACCCGAAACAGTATCCGCCATTTCCACGCAGGTGGAGCTCTGGCTCCACGGTGCATCCGGATTGTTCGCTGGGCCCCTAGAAACCACTGGTAGGGATAAAGTCGACATCGGTCTTCGGTTCGGCGCGCATCAGCAGTTCAATCACCTGAGTCAGCGTACGTCCCTCGAAAAGAATGGCATGCAGACCCGCGACCAGCGGCATGTAGATCTGCAGCTCTTCAGCCTTGGCCTTCAGCACCTTGAGGGTATTGACCCCTTCGGCGACTTCACCGAGGCGCGTAACCGCTTCCTCCAGGCTCAACCCCTCGCCCAGAGCGAAGCCGACCTGATAATTGCGGCTTTTCGGTGACGAACAGGTGACGATCAAATCACCGACCCCTGCCAGGCCCAGGAACGTCATCGGATTGGCACCCAGTTTGACGGCAAACCGAGTCATCTCCGCCAGCGCACGGGTGATCAGCATGCTCTTGGTGTTCTCGCCCATCCCCAGCGCCGCTGCCATGCCGGCAATAATTGCGTAGACGTTTTTCAGCGCACCACCCAACTCGACACCAAACCGATCGCTGCTGGCGTAAACCCGGAAAGTGCGGCCATGCAAGGCTGCCTGCACACGTTGGCAGAGCGCATCGTCTTCACTGGCAATCACGGTTGCGGTCAACGCATGTTCGGCAATTTCTTTCGCCAGGTTAGGCCCGGACAGCACACCAATACGTGCCTGCGGGGCAATATCTTCAAGAATCTGGCTCATCAGTTTGAAGCTCTGCGCCTCAATACCCTTGGTCAGGCTCACCAACAGTTTGCCTGCCAGTTGCTCGACAAACGGCTGCAGCACATTGCGCAAAGCATTCGAGGGCAGCGCGACAAACACCATCTCACAAGCTGCCAGACTGGCAGCCAGATCGGTGACGGGTTCCACACCCGGGTGAATTTTCACGCCTTTGAGGTAACGCGGATTCTCGCGATTGACGCGGATTGCTTCAGCCTGCTCGGAATCACGCATCCACAGCTGCACATGCTGGCCGTTCTCGGCCAAAAGATTGGCAATCGCGGTGCCGAAGCTCCCGCCACCTAGCACCGCGATGGGTTGCTGTTCAGTCATAACGAGTCCGTATTGAGCCATTCAGCATGGCGGTCCACCGGCATTATACGGTGCGACCGGTCAGCAACCAGTCCTCAGGGACGGCGTTGCCCCAGACAGGTTTAAATTAAGCAGAATTACTCCGTGCGCGCTAAGTAGCCAAAAGGCAAAACCACCCACCTCGGTTAACATGACGCAATCCCCGGCGTGAACAAGGGTGCTTCATGCACATTGACTTAGACAACCACGCGCTGAGCCGGCGCACAAAGCACTGCGACGAACGTCAACGGCTGTATTCCAGCGTGCAGCTAGAGTTTCAGGATGCGTTATAACTCCTTGAGGACGAGCCCCCCACGAGGCCCACGGATGCGCCGTCTCCCCCTACTAATAAGTTGCTGTCTGCTCAGTGGCTATCTGCTGTCCGCCGCGCCACTATGGGCCGCTGAAGTATTGCTCAGTGGCGCCGATGACAGCTCGACACTGCGCGCGTTCAGTCGCGTCTTGGGCGAACTTCGACCGCAGGACCAGGTGCATTTTGTCCCCCTCGCGCAACTGCCAGCCCCCGGCACCTTGCCCCGTGACACCCGGCTTATTCTGTTCGGCAGCCAGGCCCTCAATTGGCGCCTGGCTGAACCGCAGGGCCCGCCGACGCTGATACTGCGCGTTAGCCGCGTGCAGGCTCAGCAACTCCTCGGCGACGCGCGTCCCAACCATCTCAGCCTGCTCTGGAGTGATCCCGCACCGGCGCGCCAGTTACGCCTGGCACGGCTGATATTCCCTGCGGCCAAACGCATCGGTGTACTGCATGATCAGCACAGCGACTTTATGTTTGACGAACTGCGCCTAGCCGCAACGGCACTGGGGCTGGAGGTCATCGACCAGCTCTGGACCGACACCCGTGACACTCGCCCAGTACTGGCTCTGCTCAACCGCAGTGACTTGCTACTGGGCCTGAACGACCAGGACTTCTATACCCCGCAAACCAGCAAAAGCCTGCTACTGACCAGCTATGCCCAGCAACGCGCCCTACTCGGCCCCAGCGCCAGTTTCGTCAAGGCCGGCAGCTTGGCCAGCAGTTACAGCGACCGGGCTGACTGGTTGGCCACGCTCGATACACTGCTCGATCAGACGCCGTCGAGCTGGCCCCGGACGCTCTACCCGATCTATTTCAAAGTACTCGGTAACCACCCAGTAGCACGCGCCTTGGGCATCGAACTGGCCGACGACGCTGAATTGACGCGGCAATTGGCTGAAGGAGAGAACATCCCATGAACCTGCGCCGAGGTTGGGACATCCACACCCGCACGCAGTTGATCAGCGTTGGCCCGG comes from the Pseudomonas cavernicola genome and includes:
- the sixA gene encoding phosphohistidine phosphatase SixA; this encodes MRLWLLRHGEAEPQARSDAERPLTKRGRKEVLLSAAQLEGRPISAILASPYVRAQQTAELVREALGFTAAIGIAPWLTPDSDPREVLRYLDERGEAELLLVSHQPLIGDLAGLLIHGHRQEPLPMRTASLAELEGDFPAAGLMDLLALVHPQHG
- a CDS encoding DUF4389 domain-containing protein, with protein sequence MSEPTDELQRESILLRILWMLLFSIVWQVAELLLGGTVLLQLGYRLFYGAPNAGLLTFGDSLSQYLAQIGRFGTFNSDEKPWPFADWPTAQAPQGEAAHAVPAAPHPARDEEPKL
- a CDS encoding NAD(P)H-dependent glycerol-3-phosphate dehydrogenase, whose amino-acid sequence is MTEQQPIAVLGGGSFGTAIANLLAENGQHVQLWMRDSEQAEAIRVNRENPRYLKGVKIHPGVEPVTDLAASLAACEMVFVALPSNALRNVLQPFVEQLAGKLLVSLTKGIEAQSFKLMSQILEDIAPQARIGVLSGPNLAKEIAEHALTATVIASEDDALCQRVQAALHGRTFRVYASSDRFGVELGGALKNVYAIIAGMAAALGMGENTKSMLITRALAEMTRFAVKLGANPMTFLGLAGVGDLIVTCSSPKSRNYQVGFALGEGLSLEEAVTRLGEVAEGVNTLKVLKAKAEELQIYMPLVAGLHAILFEGRTLTQVIELLMRAEPKTDVDFIPTSGF
- a CDS encoding ABC transporter substrate-binding protein, encoding MRRLPLLISCCLLSGYLLSAAPLWAAEVLLSGADDSSTLRAFSRVLGELRPQDQVHFVPLAQLPAPGTLPRDTRLILFGSQALNWRLAEPQGPPTLILRVSRVQAQQLLGDARPNHLSLLWSDPAPARQLRLARLIFPAAKRIGVLHDQHSDFMFDELRLAATALGLEVIDQLWTDTRDTRPVLALLNRSDLLLGLNDQDFYTPQTSKSLLLTSYAQQRALLGPSASFVKAGSLASSYSDRADWLATLDTLLDQTPSSWPRTLYPIYFKVLGNHPVARALGIELADDAELTRQLAEGENIP